The window TTCAATGCTTTTGTAAAATGAATATAAAGGTTCTTTACGAACAGGGGGGATGAATGATGGGAAATGGGATCAGTATTACAGTTTATGGAGCTGAACAACTATGTGCAAGTTGTGTCAACCTACCAAGTTCAAAGGATACGTATGAATGGTTACAAGCAGCTATAGACCGAAAGTATGGGGCTGATGCTGTCCAATATGAATATGTGGATATTTTTGCTCCGCCAAATGTTGAAAAGCACGAGCAATTTGCCCGACGTGTAATTGAA of the Salirhabdus salicampi genome contains:
- a CDS encoding YuzD family protein, which codes for MGNGISITVYGAEQLCASCVNLPSSKDTYEWLQAAIDRKYGADAVQYEYVDIFAPPNVEKHEQFARRVIEEDLFYPVVLVDDEIAGEGNPKLKTIYRILEEKGLHAQS